A window of the Pseudomonas gozinkensis genome harbors these coding sequences:
- a CDS encoding SDR family oxidoreductase produces the protein MAEPLSLPPVPEPPKGERLKNKVVLLTGAAQGIGEAIVATFASQQAKLVISDIQAEKVEKVAAHWREQGADVQAIKADVSRQQDLHAMAKLAIELHGRIDVLVNCAGVNVFRDPLEMTEEDWRRCFAIDLDGAWYGCKAVLPQMIEQGIGSIINIASTHSTNIIPGCFPYPVAKHGLLGLTRALGIEYAPKGIRVNAIAPGYIETQLNVDYWNGFADPHAERQRAFDLHPPKRIGQPIEVAMTAVFLASDEAPFINASCITIDGGRSVMYHD, from the coding sequence ATGGCTGAACCTCTGTCCCTGCCACCGGTGCCCGAGCCACCGAAAGGTGAGCGCCTGAAAAACAAGGTCGTATTGCTGACCGGCGCCGCCCAAGGCATCGGCGAAGCGATCGTCGCGACCTTCGCCTCCCAGCAGGCAAAACTGGTGATCAGCGATATCCAGGCTGAAAAGGTCGAGAAAGTTGCCGCGCACTGGCGCGAGCAGGGCGCCGACGTGCAAGCGATCAAGGCCGACGTCTCGCGTCAGCAGGATCTGCACGCCATGGCCAAACTGGCCATCGAGCTGCACGGTCGCATCGACGTGCTGGTCAATTGCGCCGGGGTCAACGTATTCCGCGATCCGCTGGAAATGACCGAAGAGGACTGGCGCCGCTGCTTCGCCATCGACCTCGACGGCGCCTGGTATGGCTGCAAAGCCGTGCTGCCGCAGATGATCGAGCAAGGCATCGGCAGCATCATCAACATTGCCTCGACCCATTCCACCAACATTATTCCCGGCTGCTTTCCGTACCCGGTGGCCAAGCACGGCCTGCTCGGGCTGACCCGCGCTCTGGGCATCGAGTATGCGCCGAAGGGCATTCGCGTCAACGCGATTGCGCCGGGTTACATCGAGACCCAGCTCAACGTCGATTACTGGAACGGCTTCGCCGACCCTCACGCCGAACGTCAGCGCGCCTTCGATCTGCACCCACCGAAACGCATCGGCCAGCCGATTGAAGTGGCGATGACCGCCGTGTTCCTGGCCAGTGATGAAGCGCCGTTCATCAACGCCTCGTGCATCACCATCGATGGTGGTCGCTCGGTGATGTACCACGACTGA
- a CDS encoding lipase family protein — protein sequence MNRHQVGALTLIVLQTGCSSWIQKPDTVLIREHDQSSYTIHHDVETVAKNYWVYTALAANAYHLEWPNYQQQLAQANIKQVTEPLSKQFERACRPHSGVTIPTPGWHAWTQFPGPNLAKKAEKAKLFFSVWEHRTGKGSSDVSEVAIVFRGTEGDQRQDWESNARWFIPTKLRGEDQYDITRDIVARVFEDEIQTRIRQHRLPPDVKVTALGHSLGGGLAQQLAYAMPRSSEHLIKVSKVVAFNSSPVTGWLSTQNPPRDENTHGLEIDRVFEHGEALAYVRLVINMIVPPQKRDSYVRDLRFNFMTTPGGVSNHGSQFFACRFAEVAGATKDVVYTESFADQAAPLISPPAP from the coding sequence ATGAACAGACATCAAGTCGGTGCGCTGACGTTGATCGTTTTGCAGACAGGATGCAGCTCATGGATACAGAAACCGGATACGGTACTGATTCGAGAGCATGATCAGAGCAGTTATACGATTCATCATGACGTTGAAACAGTCGCGAAGAACTATTGGGTTTACACAGCTCTCGCGGCGAATGCCTATCACTTGGAATGGCCTAATTACCAACAACAACTGGCGCAGGCAAATATCAAGCAGGTGACAGAGCCTCTGTCCAAGCAGTTCGAGCGTGCGTGTAGACCTCACAGTGGTGTAACAATCCCTACGCCTGGCTGGCATGCATGGACTCAGTTCCCTGGACCCAATTTGGCGAAAAAGGCTGAGAAAGCGAAGTTGTTTTTCAGTGTGTGGGAGCATCGAACAGGCAAGGGAAGCAGTGATGTTTCAGAGGTCGCTATTGTTTTTCGTGGTACCGAGGGCGACCAGCGTCAGGACTGGGAGTCCAATGCGCGCTGGTTCATCCCGACAAAGCTGCGTGGCGAAGACCAATACGATATAACGCGAGATATTGTGGCTCGGGTATTCGAGGATGAAATACAAACCCGCATTCGTCAGCATCGACTGCCCCCTGATGTGAAAGTCACCGCTTTGGGGCATTCCCTTGGAGGTGGTCTGGCGCAGCAGTTGGCCTACGCAATGCCCAGATCCAGTGAGCACTTGATCAAGGTCTCAAAAGTCGTGGCATTCAACTCCTCCCCTGTCACGGGTTGGCTCAGTACGCAGAATCCCCCCCGTGATGAGAATACTCACGGATTAGAAATCGACCGCGTTTTTGAACATGGCGAAGCGCTTGCGTATGTGCGGTTGGTCATCAATATGATTGTCCCGCCGCAAAAAAGGGATTCGTACGTCAGGGATCTGCGATTCAATTTCATGACCACCCCAGGGGGTGTTTCCAATCATGGAAGTCAATTCTTTGCCTGCCGCTTCGCGGAAGTGGCAGGGGCAACCAAGGATGTCGTGTACACCGAGAGTTTTGCTGACCAGGCAGCGCCGCTGATCTCGCCTCCGGCTCCTTGA
- a CDS encoding SMP-30/gluconolactonase/LRE family protein: MTWTAVTEHRAQLGEGPFWDAPTQALYWADIAGKQALRLIGQNVQIWQMPEHVSAFIPCAGGDALVTLSSGVYRLDLDSPGLAPRLTLFCVADPQPGNRANEARCDGQGRLWLGTMQNNIGEQGEDLPITRRSGGLFRIDLDKRVTPLLRGLGIPNTLLWSDDGTTLLFGDSLDSTLYRYFIHTDGNLDTAQPWYSSDQNGGPDGSAMDAEGYVWNARWDGSCLLRLTPDGQIDRKIDLPISRPTSCVFGGADLKTLYITSAKSPLNHPLDGAVLSLQVDVAGKLCTRFAS, encoded by the coding sequence ATGACGTGGACTGCGGTGACAGAGCATCGGGCGCAACTGGGCGAAGGCCCGTTCTGGGACGCCCCGACCCAGGCGCTGTACTGGGCGGACATTGCCGGCAAGCAGGCGCTACGGCTGATCGGGCAGAACGTGCAGATCTGGCAGATGCCGGAACACGTCTCGGCGTTCATTCCCTGCGCCGGCGGCGATGCACTGGTGACCCTGAGCAGCGGCGTCTACCGGCTCGATCTGGATTCCCCCGGACTTGCACCGCGACTGACGCTGTTTTGCGTCGCCGATCCGCAACCGGGCAACCGTGCCAACGAAGCACGGTGCGATGGCCAGGGCCGCTTGTGGCTCGGCACCATGCAAAACAACATCGGCGAGCAGGGCGAGGATCTGCCGATCACTCGTCGTTCCGGAGGGCTGTTCCGGATTGATCTGGATAAACGCGTCACGCCATTGCTGCGTGGCCTGGGCATTCCCAACACGCTGCTCTGGAGTGACGACGGCACCACACTGCTGTTCGGCGACAGCCTCGACAGCACCTTGTACCGCTATTTCATTCACACCGACGGCAACCTCGATACGGCCCAGCCTTGGTACAGCTCTGATCAGAACGGTGGCCCGGACGGTTCGGCGATGGACGCCGAAGGCTACGTGTGGAACGCCCGCTGGGACGGCAGCTGCCTGCTGCGCCTGACGCCCGATGGCCAGATCGACCGCAAGATCGACCTGCCGATCAGCCGCCCGACCAGTTGCGTATTCGGCGGCGCAGACCTGAAAACCCTGTACATCACCAGCGCCAAAAGTCCGCTGAACCATCCGCTGGACGGCGCTGTGCTGTCGCTGCAAGTGGATGTCGCCGGAAAGCTCTGTACGCGATTCGCCAGTTAA
- a CDS encoding GntR family transcriptional regulator encodes MIRQVRFDKKQRVVDELVRRIESGLMEDGFLLPGEHQLAQEFNVSRGTLREALAELKRRNYIATQSGVGSIVTFDGVVLDQRSGWAQALADSGALINTDVLRLEAVTREDLLPRFGSDQFILLERRRRSNDGTAVSLERSLMPATGGLESLPRVGLIDNSLTITLAAYGYVGERGDQWIGAEPLNAMDAELLGRPEGTVFLKALRTTYDRQNRFMEQVESLLDPVHFRLHLQFGESK; translated from the coding sequence ATGATTAGACAGGTACGATTTGACAAGAAACAACGGGTGGTCGACGAGCTCGTCCGACGCATCGAAAGCGGCCTCATGGAGGACGGCTTTCTATTGCCCGGCGAGCATCAGTTGGCTCAGGAATTCAACGTCAGCCGTGGCACGTTGCGCGAAGCGCTGGCCGAACTGAAGCGGCGCAATTACATCGCCACGCAAAGCGGGGTCGGTTCCATCGTCACCTTCGACGGGGTGGTGCTCGACCAGCGCAGCGGCTGGGCCCAGGCCCTCGCCGACAGCGGGGCGTTGATCAATACCGATGTGCTGCGTCTGGAGGCCGTGACCCGCGAGGATTTGCTTCCGCGTTTCGGCTCCGATCAATTCATTCTTCTCGAGCGCCGCCGACGCTCCAACGACGGCACGGCGGTGTCCCTCGAACGCTCTCTGATGCCCGCCACCGGAGGCCTGGAAAGCCTGCCGCGGGTCGGCCTGATCGACAACTCCCTGACCATCACCTTGGCCGCCTACGGGTACGTCGGTGAGCGCGGCGATCAATGGATCGGCGCCGAACCGCTCAACGCGATGGACGCCGAACTGCTCGGCCGTCCGGAAGGCACGGTGTTCCTCAAGGCGTTGCGCACCACCTACGACCGGCAGAACCGCTTCATGGAACAGGTCGAAAGCCTGCTCGACCCGGTGCACTTCCGTCTGCACCTGCAATTTGGAGAATCAAAATGA
- a CDS encoding DUF1285 domain-containing protein, which translates to MSGPQKANDLLGQIPKTKGLPPVHLWDPDFCGDIDMRIARDGTWYYLGTPIGRKPMVKLFSTIIRRDGDDYFLITPVEKVGIKVDDAPFVAVAVEVEGEGEAQVLRFTTNVDETTEAGPEHPIRVEIDPTTQEPAPYVHVRTNLEALIHRNVFYQLVELAVSREIDGQRWLGVWSGGEFFRIGLEP; encoded by the coding sequence ATGAGTGGCCCGCAAAAAGCCAATGACCTGCTGGGGCAAATCCCCAAAACCAAAGGCTTGCCGCCGGTGCACTTGTGGGACCCGGATTTCTGCGGCGACATCGACATGCGCATCGCCCGCGACGGCACCTGGTACTACCTGGGCACGCCGATCGGGCGCAAGCCGATGGTCAAGCTGTTCTCCACGATCATCCGCCGCGATGGTGATGACTATTTCCTGATCACGCCGGTGGAGAAAGTCGGGATCAAGGTCGATGACGCGCCATTCGTGGCGGTTGCCGTCGAGGTGGAAGGCGAGGGTGAGGCGCAAGTGCTGCGCTTTACCACCAACGTCGATGAAACCACCGAGGCCGGCCCGGAACATCCGATCCGGGTCGAGATCGATCCGACAACGCAAGAACCTGCGCCATACGTACATGTGCGCACCAACCTTGAAGCGCTGATCCACCGCAACGTGTTCTACCAATTGGTCGAGCTGGCTGTCAGCCGTGAAATCGATGGCCAGCGCTGGCTCGGCGTCTGGAGCGGCGGCGAGTTTTTCCGCATCGGTCTTGAACCTTAA
- the araH gene encoding L-arabinose ABC transporter permease AraH, translating to MTTQNETLPTERKPLDMRRFLDDWVMLLAAVGIFLACTLLIDNFLSPLNMRGLGLAISTTGIAACTMLYCLASGHFDLSVGSVIACAGVVAAVVMRDTNSVFLGVSAALVMGLIVGLINGIVIAKLRVNALITTLATMQIVRGLAYIFANGKAVGVSQESFFVFGNGQLFGVPVPILITIVCFLFFGWLLNYTTYGRNTMAIGGNQEAALLAGVNVDRTKIIIFAVHGVIGALAGVILASRMTSGQPMIGQGFELTVISACVLGGVSLSGGIGMIRHVIAGVLILAIIENAMNLKNIDTFYQYVIRGSILLLAVVIDRLKQR from the coding sequence ATGACAACCCAAAACGAAACCCTGCCGACCGAGCGCAAGCCTCTGGATATGCGGCGCTTCCTCGATGACTGGGTGATGTTGCTGGCGGCGGTCGGGATCTTTCTCGCCTGTACCTTGCTGATCGATAACTTCCTGTCACCGCTGAACATGCGCGGCCTGGGCCTGGCGATTTCCACCACCGGGATCGCCGCGTGCACCATGTTGTACTGCCTGGCGTCGGGGCATTTCGACCTGTCCGTGGGTTCGGTAATTGCCTGCGCCGGGGTGGTTGCGGCGGTGGTGATGCGCGATACCAACAGCGTGTTTCTCGGCGTCAGCGCCGCGCTGGTGATGGGCCTGATCGTCGGCCTGATCAACGGCATCGTGATCGCCAAGTTGCGGGTCAATGCGTTGATCACGACGCTGGCGACCATGCAGATCGTCCGTGGCCTGGCCTACATTTTTGCCAATGGCAAAGCGGTGGGCGTGTCCCAGGAATCGTTCTTCGTGTTCGGCAACGGCCAGTTGTTCGGCGTGCCGGTGCCGATCCTGATCACCATTGTCTGCTTCTTGTTTTTCGGCTGGTTGCTGAACTACACGACCTACGGGCGCAACACCATGGCCATCGGTGGCAACCAGGAAGCGGCGTTGCTGGCAGGGGTGAATGTTGATCGCACGAAGATCATCATCTTCGCGGTGCATGGGGTGATTGGTGCGCTGGCGGGGGTGATTCTGGCGTCGCGGATGACTTCCGGGCAGCCGATGATCGGGCAGGGGTTTGAGCTGACGGTGATTTCGGCCTGCGTGCTGGGCGGGGTGTCGCTGAGTGGCGGGATCGGGATGATCCGGCATGTGATCGCCGGGGTGCTGATTCTGGCGATTATCGAGAATGCGATGAACCTGAAGAATATCGACACGTTTTATCAGTATGTGATTCGTGGTTCGATTTTGCTGTTGGCTGTGGTTATCGACCGTCTGAAACAACGGTAA
- a CDS encoding FadR/GntR family transcriptional regulator produces the protein MSSSFHASTVDWLGAWIAAGQVKPGQAIKVEADLGEQLGVSRTVIREAIKTLVAKGMLEVGPKVGTRVLPIKRWNLFDPQVVGWLSRSGLPENFVDDLLDLRRTIEPMAVRWACERATVEQVQAVQQAYNALERAVDSGIDYNRADQFFHECILAASHNQFIEQMVPALGALLAVSFEVSAADPDELRRTLPIHKDMADAIAARDAARGVWACMTLIDNADLAIKRFYPQVMADKKAS, from the coding sequence ATGTCGAGCAGTTTCCACGCATCAACGGTTGACTGGCTGGGCGCCTGGATTGCCGCCGGCCAGGTAAAACCGGGGCAAGCGATCAAGGTCGAGGCCGATCTGGGCGAGCAGCTCGGCGTCAGTCGCACCGTGATTCGCGAAGCCATCAAGACTCTCGTCGCCAAAGGCATGCTCGAAGTCGGGCCGAAAGTCGGCACGCGGGTGCTGCCGATCAAGCGCTGGAATCTGTTCGATCCGCAAGTCGTCGGCTGGCTGTCACGCAGCGGCCTGCCGGAAAATTTCGTCGACGACCTGCTCGACCTGCGCCGCACCATTGAACCGATGGCGGTGCGCTGGGCCTGCGAACGGGCGACCGTCGAACAGGTGCAAGCCGTGCAACAGGCCTACAACGCGCTGGAGCGCGCAGTGGACAGCGGCATCGATTACAACCGCGCCGACCAGTTCTTCCACGAATGCATTCTCGCCGCCAGCCACAATCAATTCATCGAACAAATGGTGCCCGCCCTCGGTGCGCTGCTCGCCGTATCCTTCGAAGTCTCGGCGGCCGACCCCGACGAATTGCGCCGCACACTGCCCATTCACAAAGACATGGCCGACGCCATCGCCGCCCGGGATGCCGCGCGCGGGGTGTGGGCCTGCATGACCCTGATCGACAATGCCGACCTGGCCATCAAGCGGTTTTACCCGCAGGTGATGGCCGACAAGAAAGCCAGCTGA
- a CDS encoding substrate-binding domain-containing protein, whose translation MKRRFGIRTLCSTALAVTAFSLSSSLLAADPVKIGFLVKQAEEPWFQTEWAFAEKAAKDKGFELIKIAVPDGEKTLSAIDSLAANGAKGFVICPPDVSLGPAIMAKAKLNDLKVIAVDDRFVDANGKFMEEVPYLGMAAFEVGQKQGAAMAAEAKKRNWDWKDTYAVVNTYNELDTGKKRTDGSMKALEDAGMPKDHILTAALKTLDVPGSMDATNSALVKLPDAAKNLIIGGMNDNTVLGGVRATEAAGFAAANVIGIGINGTDAIGELKKPNSGFYGSMLPSPHIEGYNTAAMMFEWVTTGKEPPKYTAMDDVTLITRDNFKQELEKIGLWN comes from the coding sequence ATGAAACGTCGTTTCGGGATTCGTACCCTCTGCAGTACCGCGCTGGCGGTCACTGCATTCAGCCTGAGCAGTTCGCTGCTGGCCGCCGATCCGGTGAAGATCGGTTTCCTGGTCAAGCAGGCCGAAGAGCCGTGGTTCCAGACTGAGTGGGCCTTCGCCGAGAAAGCTGCCAAGGACAAAGGCTTCGAGCTGATCAAGATCGCCGTGCCGGATGGCGAGAAAACCCTCTCGGCCATCGACAGCCTTGCGGCCAACGGCGCCAAGGGCTTCGTCATCTGCCCGCCGGACGTGTCCCTCGGCCCGGCGATCATGGCCAAGGCCAAACTCAATGATCTGAAAGTGATTGCCGTCGACGACCGCTTCGTCGACGCCAATGGCAAGTTCATGGAGGAAGTGCCGTACCTCGGCATGGCCGCGTTCGAAGTCGGCCAGAAGCAGGGCGCCGCCATGGCCGCCGAGGCGAAAAAGCGTAACTGGGACTGGAAAGACACCTACGCGGTGGTCAACACCTACAACGAACTCGACACCGGCAAGAAGCGCACCGATGGCTCGATGAAGGCCCTCGAAGACGCGGGCATGCCGAAGGATCACATTCTGACCGCCGCCCTGAAAACCCTCGACGTACCGGGCAGCATGGACGCCACCAACTCGGCGCTGGTCAAGCTGCCGGACGCGGCGAAGAACCTGATCATCGGCGGCATGAACGACAACACTGTGCTGGGCGGCGTGCGCGCCACCGAAGCCGCCGGGTTTGCCGCGGCCAACGTGATCGGCATCGGCATCAACGGTACCGATGCGATCGGCGAGCTGAAAAAGCCCAACAGCGGCTTCTACGGTTCGATGCTGCCGAGCCCGCACATTGAGGGCTACAACACCGCGGCCATGATGTTCGAGTGGGTCACCACCGGCAAAGAACCGCCGAAGTACACCGCGATGGACGACGTCACCCTGATCACCCGCGACAACTTCAAGCAGGAGCTGGAGAAGATCGGCCTGTGGAACTGA
- the araG gene encoding L-arabinose ABC transporter ATP-binding protein AraG, producing the protein MHAQVQTQEHSASGSLRFNGIGKTFPGVKALDGISFVAHPGQVHALMGENGAGKSTLLKILGGAYIPSSGELQIGERTMAFKSTADSIGSGVAVIHQELHLVPEMTVAENLFLGHLPASFGLINRGALRQRALACLKGLADEIDPQTKVGRLSLGQRQLVEIAKALSRGAHVIAFDEPTSSLSAREIDRLMAIIGRLRDEGKVVLYVSHRMEEVFRICDAVTVFKDGRYVRTFEDMSQLTHDQLVTCMVGRDIQDIYDYRGRPRGAVALRVDGLLGPGLREPISFDAHKGEILGLFGLVGAGRTELFRLLSGLERNTAGRLELRGHELKLRSPRDAIAAGILLCPEDRKKEGIIPLASVAENINISARGANSGLGCLLRGIWEKGNADKQIKALKVKTPHAGQQIKFLSGGNQQKAILGRWLSMPMKVLLLDEPTRGIDIGAKAEIYQIIHNLAADGISVIVVSSDLMEVMGISDRILVLCEGALRGEVSRDQANESNLLQLALPRHRADGVAN; encoded by the coding sequence ATGCACGCGCAAGTACAGACACAAGAACACAGCGCCAGCGGCAGCCTGCGTTTCAACGGGATCGGCAAGACCTTCCCGGGCGTGAAGGCGCTGGACGGCATCAGTTTCGTCGCTCACCCCGGGCAGGTTCACGCTTTGATGGGCGAGAACGGCGCGGGCAAATCGACGCTGCTGAAAATCCTCGGCGGCGCCTACATCCCGAGCAGTGGCGAGCTACAGATCGGCGAGCGGACGATGGCCTTCAAGTCCACTGCCGACAGCATCGGCAGCGGCGTGGCGGTGATTCACCAGGAGCTGCATCTGGTGCCGGAAATGACCGTGGCCGAGAACCTGTTTCTCGGTCACTTGCCGGCCAGTTTCGGCCTGATCAATCGCGGCGCGCTGCGCCAGCGAGCCTTGGCCTGCCTCAAGGGCCTGGCCGATGAAATCGACCCGCAGACCAAGGTCGGACGCCTCTCTCTCGGTCAGCGGCAACTGGTGGAAATCGCCAAGGCGTTGTCCCGTGGCGCCCATGTGATTGCCTTTGACGAACCGACCAGCAGCCTCTCAGCGCGGGAAATCGACCGCTTGATGGCGATCATCGGTCGGCTGCGCGACGAGGGCAAAGTGGTGCTCTACGTCTCCCATCGCATGGAAGAAGTGTTCCGCATCTGCGACGCGGTGACGGTGTTCAAGGACGGTCGCTACGTGCGTACCTTCGAGGACATGAGCCAGTTGACCCACGATCAACTGGTGACCTGCATGGTCGGGCGCGACATTCAGGACATCTACGATTATCGCGGTCGCCCGCGCGGTGCCGTGGCGCTGAGAGTCGATGGCTTGCTCGGCCCGGGCCTGCGCGAGCCGATCAGTTTCGATGCGCACAAAGGCGAGATTCTGGGCCTGTTCGGACTGGTCGGGGCAGGGCGCACCGAGCTGTTTCGTCTGCTCAGTGGCCTGGAGCGCAACACCGCCGGACGCCTGGAATTGCGCGGCCATGAACTGAAGCTGCGTTCGCCTCGTGATGCGATTGCCGCCGGGATTCTGCTGTGCCCGGAGGATCGCAAGAAGGAGGGCATCATCCCCCTCGCCAGTGTCGCTGAGAACATCAACATCAGTGCGCGCGGCGCCAACTCCGGGCTCGGTTGCCTGCTGCGCGGGATCTGGGAAAAGGGCAACGCCGACAAACAGATCAAGGCCCTGAAAGTGAAGACGCCCCACGCCGGGCAACAGATCAAGTTCCTCTCCGGCGGTAATCAGCAGAAGGCGATTCTCGGCCGCTGGCTGTCGATGCCGATGAAGGTCCTGCTGCTCGACGAACCGACCCGGGGCATCGACATCGGCGCCAAGGCCGAGATCTACCAGATCATCCATAACCTCGCCGCCGACGGTATTTCGGTGATCGTGGTGTCCAGCGATCTGATGGAAGTAATGGGCATTTCCGACCGCATTCTGGTGCTGTGCGAGGGCGCCCTGCGTGGCGAAGTCAGCCGCGACCAGGCCAACGAATCCAACCTGCTGCAACTGGCTTTGCCGCGCCACCGCGCTGACGGCGTGGCGAACTGA
- a CDS encoding DUF4823 domain-containing protein produces MRSLVLLLAVLALGGCMTVSDMAEGTRYQMSDAGLLDHSDSRRVNNFRIQPDSFIYIAQGSFAPPGGSYPRPNVVAEEAFKGFVEYFPMVRRARAPEGLDQAMGEARDAGAHYLLYTRFAKADDRIGNSDEWLDEEAVDRLGIDGGVIQIMLIETSTQYLIDTARIKSRGGLLTFHDNKPEDLIGPPLAQYARSLLGVGDQ; encoded by the coding sequence ATGCGTAGCCTGGTTTTGCTGCTGGCCGTTTTGGCGCTGGGCGGCTGTATGACTGTCAGTGACATGGCCGAAGGGACTCGCTACCAGATGAGCGACGCGGGCTTGCTGGACCACAGCGACAGCCGTCGCGTAAACAATTTCCGCATTCAGCCGGATTCGTTCATCTACATTGCGCAAGGCTCGTTCGCGCCGCCGGGTGGCTCCTACCCTCGTCCAAACGTAGTGGCCGAAGAAGCCTTCAAAGGCTTCGTCGAATACTTCCCGATGGTCCGCCGCGCCCGTGCGCCGGAAGGCCTCGACCAGGCGATGGGCGAAGCCCGCGACGCCGGTGCCCACTATCTGCTGTACACCCGTTTCGCCAAGGCCGACGACCGTATCGGCAACTCCGATGAATGGCTGGATGAGGAAGCCGTGGATCGCCTCGGTATTGACGGCGGCGTGATTCAGATCATGTTGATCGAGACCAGCACCCAGTATTTGATTGATACTGCACGGATCAAGAGTCGTGGCGGTTTACTGACGTTCCACGACAACAAGCCCGAAGACCTGATCGGCCCACCGCTTGCGCAGTACGCGCGCAGCCTGCTGGGCGTCGGGGACCAGTAA